In one Amaranthus tricolor cultivar Red isolate AtriRed21 chromosome 8, ASM2621246v1, whole genome shotgun sequence genomic region, the following are encoded:
- the LOC130821226 gene encoding tetraspanin-8-like, which produces MYIRRRFCKLLKLWLVVMTIVPIIWSGAWLSNQSTTKCENKLNKPFLVIGVLFLLISLAYLTLLFCNNPDNPILNICAAALTILFLVLLGYTIFGLVVTTTTRNTLTNQIHYSKWIQNLVLHNNHWRNLRDCFIFQSKLCSPFLEKDFQNDSYQQFQSTHFSSIQSGCCKPLKECNFTYVSPAVWNKPTNTTTITNTDCDEWRNDPSVLCFNCQSCKDGFLQDINRIWKRVAIVNIVALISLVMVWWCGDCGPDPED; this is translated from the exons ATGTACATACGCAGACGATTTTGCAAGCTCTTAAAACTGTGGCTGGTGGTAATGACGATTGTTCCGATCATCTGGAGTGGTGCCTGGCTCAGcaatcaatcaaccacaaaGTGTGAGAACAAACTTAACAAACCTTTCCTGGTCATTGGTGTGTTGTTCTTGCTGATTTCTTTAGCATACTTAACCCTTTTATTCTGCAACAACCCAGATAACCCAATATTAAACATCTGTGCTGCTGCATTGACAATTCTGTTTTTGGTTCTGTTGGGTTACACCATTTTTGGTCTTGTTGTTACCACCACCACTCGTAATACTCTAACTAATCAAATTCATTATTCCAAATGGATTCAAAATCTTGTACTCCACAACAATCATTGGCGTAATCTTAgagattgttttatttttcaaagtaAACTATGTTCTCCATTTCTTGAAAAAGATTTTCAGAATGATTCGTACCAACAGTTTCAATCAACACACTTTTCCTCTATTCAG TCTGGTTGCTGCAAGCCATTGAAGGAATGCAATTTCACATATGTTAGCCCTGCAGTTTGGAACAAACCAACAAATACAACTACAATTACAAATACAGATTGTGATGAATGGAGAAATGATCCATCCGTCCTTTGCTTCAACTGTCAATCATGTAAAGATGGTTTCCTCCAAGACATAAACAGAATCTGGAAGAGGGTTGCCATTGTTAACATTGTTGCATTGATCTCCCTTGTTATGGTTTGGTGGTGCGGCGACTGTGGACCTGATCCTGAAGACTAG